The nucleotide window CTCGGGGTGCCAGTGGCAACGTTAGGGAACTGGAGTCGGCGTAGCCGCAGTTTCGAAGGCGGTATCGAGACGAGTGGTCGTGACGTGAGCGCTGCACGTGTTACGCGCCCGATCAGCGAGTTGGAGGCAGAGAACAGCCGGCTGCGCAAGGAACTCGCCAGCGCAAAACTGGATATTGAAATTCTCTCAAAAGCGACGGCGTACTTCGCGAAGGGGTCGCGGTGAAGTACGCCTGGATCGACGATCACCGCGACCAGTACAGTATCACCCGTCTATGCCAGATTCTGGGCGTTTCACGCAGCGGATATTGCCAGTGGCGCGTTCGCCCACCCAGCGCGAGGGCGCAAGCGAACGCGGCCCTGGATGTGGAAGTCGCGGCGATCCACCGCAAGCATCGTGGCACCTATGGCCGCTCCCGCATCGTGCGTCAATTGCGAGCCCAGGGTCGCACGGCGAGCGAGGAGCGTGTGCGACGTAGCTTGCGACGTCAGGACTTGCGCCCGGTCTACAGGCGTGCCTATCGGGTCACGACGGACTCGGCGCACAGCCTGCCCGTAGCGCCGAACCTGCTCGATCGTCGTTTCAACGGATGGCAGCCTGATCGTGCCTGGGTTAGCGACATCACGTTTGTCAGGACCGGCGAAGGCTGGCTGTATCTCGCAGCGATACTCGATCTGGCGAGCCGACGCGTAGTGGGCTGGTCAATGTCCGAACGCATCGACGCCGAGCTTGTTTGCCAGGCACTGCGCAGCGCGTGCTGGCAACGCAAACCGGCGCCAGGACTGCTGTTACATTCCGACAGAGGGGCCCAGTATGCAAGCCGGGCATACCAAAAGCTGGCTGCCGGATACAAGGCAACGATCTCTATGAGCCGTCGTGCCAATGCGTGGGACAACGCCCCTATGGAAAGCTTCTTTAAGACCCTGAAAGTCGAGAGAATCTATGAGGTCCACTACGAAACTCGAGCGCAGGCTCGTTTGGATATCGTCGACTGGATCGAGGGCTATTACAATCGAGAGCGTTTGCACACCTCTATAGGATTTCTTACCCCTGTCGACTACGAGGCCGCGTTGATCGCAGCATGATCTACTGTACGTGGAAACGAGGCAGGGTCAAGCGACTGCCGCCTCATCCTTCCATCCCTCGGAGGTCTCGCCGAGATTTGCTTCCAAATTCTCAACTAGCGACAAAGCTTCACCTCAATACTTTCCGCAAAAAATCATTGTTCTTCGATGATACGCTCTGTAGTCCAATACGAATATCAATGCAACTTTTCCGATATTTGACCGACGCTCCCATCGGAAGAGCAAGGAATGCAATGATTTCGGGACGAGCTACCGCGATCTCGAAGAGTGAGTAATGCTTACCTCCACTTGGCTCTGGCCCCTCGAACAGCCAGCCCGAATCGGCAGCGGCATCGACAGCCTCTCGATCCATGTAGAAGCTATCGCTATCGAGGAAATCAGCTGATACGATTCCGGACAGATTCAACGCCGGAAATTCAGGCCCAACATCCAATTGAGCGCAAACCTCTCTCTGAAGCATCAGATGACGAATAGTCATGCTCCCACCCTTAACCCAGGTGATCGGTATCGAGTCGAAACTAGGCTCCCATACGTCCAAATCTCCCGACGAATTTTTGCGCAACATCACTAGCATCCAGCCAATCTGCACTAGTTGCTTGTCGCTGAAAGCTGCTCCGTCGGCGACCTCGTTCTCGAAGTAGGAGAGAATCCACTCGAAGCCAACGCCCAACTCGGGCGCTACCGCCACACTGATGTTCGGGTGGCCGAATCGCTGGCGCAAGTTTGTACGGTACTCAATCATCCTAGTGCCTTCATCCGAGAGATTTGATGCGATCCGTGATGTGCGTACTGATAACTTCGGCTTGACGCGTACCATCCCGAATATAACCGGGCTCAATAGCTCGTCCCCTGTACGTCACTCTGGAACGGACCCTACACTGTCACCGTACTAAACGCGGGGTGCAGGTCAAGCCCCCTCACCTCACTCGCACCAACGGACGAAAATCCTCTCTGCAACGATTACAGCCCCTGCCCCTCGTGACGGCTTTATTGCTAGGACTTGCAGGCTACCGTTACTAATATCCTTCAAGCATTTCCTCATGGAATCGGGCGTCAACTCAATCTCTACATCGGAGAATGAGTTCGACCAGTTCACAAGTTCTTTCAATTCGTCTCCTGAAAAATTTACAAATGTCGAAACACGAATCTCGGAAACCACATTTTGCATAACAAAATCAACAATCCTCGCAAATCTAATTTTTTTAATTTCCAAGCGTGCGTGAATTCCAGATGGCATCAATAAGCTGATTCGCATCTCATTATCTGACCTCACGATTTCAATCGACGATATTTCTGAATCATGAAATTTCGAAGCATCTTCTGACGCGAACTCGTGGACCATTCCGTCCTCCGCCACCATTAATGTTGATCCCCTTGGGTTTTCTGTGCCAAATCCAGAGCGAGTTTTTCGGCGTATCGGGTCAAGTCGACCCGGGTAAAAACACCAATTTTCGAGCGAATTCGGCCGGCACCAGCTCTTGGAGAGCTGAGTGAGGCCCACTTTCGTTGTAGTTCCCGCGCCATGCCTCGATAGTCGCTTTCGCTTCGTCCAGCGTCTCGAACCAATGCAAGTTCAAACACTCATCACGGAATGATCCGTTAAACGTCTCAATGTGGCAATTGTCCGTGGGCTTTCCCGGGCGACTGAAATCGATTTTCGACTTGTGGTGATATGCCCTCATGTCGAGCAATCGCCCGGAAAACTCACTGCCGTTGTCTACGAAAATATGCCGAGGAGCGCCGCGTCTGGCCGCGATACGATTGAGCGCCGACACCACATGCTCTGCCCTCAACCGTTGACCAACTTCGATGGCCAGGGCTTCTTTCGTGAATACATCGACAACTGTCAGCGCGCGAAACTTCGAGCCATCCGCGAGTTGATCGGCGACGAAATCCATACTTCAGGCATCATTCGGTTTGCTCTGCACGATTTTCTGCACGCGCGTGACGACCATCTTGCGACGCTTGGGCAGCTTCGATCGTAATTGCAATTGCTCTTCGCAATACAGCCGGTATGCTTGATCCCTGCCCAACTGCCAGCCTTCACGCCGTTAGCAGTACATGCACGCGCCGATAGCCATAGCGCACCCGCGTATAGGCAATTTCGCGCATGCGGGCACGAAGCTCGGGCCGAGGATCTTTCACGCTTTGGTAGTACTGCGTGCTGCGAGGTTGCTTCACCAAACGACAGGCCCGCCTCATCGTCAATCCGTAGTGGCTTATCACGTAATCCACCACGTCTTTCCTCAGCGCGGGTCGGGCCGCTTTTTTGAGGCAACGTCCTGCAGAATGGCCTTGTCCAGGCTTAGCTCGGCCACTAGCTTCTTGAGCCGTGCGTTCTCGTCTTGCAACTGTTTGAGCTCACGCACCTGATCCGACTGCATACCGGCATATTGCTTCTTCCTGCGATAAAACGTCTGCTCCGAAATACCGACGTGACGGGTAAGATCGGCCACCGGCATACCCAACTCGGCCTGCTTCAGTACCACCACAATCTGCTCGACTGAAAGGCGCTTGCGTTTCATAGCAAACTCCT belongs to Pandoraea pnomenusa and includes:
- a CDS encoding immunity protein Imm33 domain-containing protein — translated: MIEYRTNLRQRFGHPNISVAVAPELGVGFEWILSYFENEVADGAAFSDKQLVQIGWMLVMLRKNSSGDLDVWEPSFDSIPITWVKGGSMTIRHLMLQREVCAQLDVGPEFPALNLSGIVSADFLDSDSFYMDREAVDAAADSGWLFEGPEPSGGKHYSLFEIAVARPEIIAFLALPMGASVKYRKSCIDIRIGLQSVSSKNNDFLRKVLR
- a CDS encoding IS3 family transposase, with protein sequence MKYAWIDDHRDQYSITRLCQILGVSRSGYCQWRVRPPSARAQANAALDVEVAAIHRKHRGTYGRSRIVRQLRAQGRTASEERVRRSLRRQDLRPVYRRAYRVTTDSAHSLPVAPNLLDRRFNGWQPDRAWVSDITFVRTGEGWLYLAAILDLASRRVVGWSMSERIDAELVCQALRSACWQRKPAPGLLLHSDRGAQYASRAYQKLAAGYKATISMSRRANAWDNAPMESFFKTLKVERIYEVHYETRAQARLDIVDWIEGYYNRERLHTSIGFLTPVDYEAALIAA
- a CDS encoding IS3 family transposase: MSEKSVPKRQYTNEFKVEAIRLAETVGQHEAARRLGVPVATLGNWSRRSRSFEGGIETSGRDVSAARVTRPISELEAENSRLRKELASAKLDIEILSKATAYFAKGSR